One window of Triticum dicoccoides isolate Atlit2015 ecotype Zavitan chromosome 5A, WEW_v2.0, whole genome shotgun sequence genomic DNA carries:
- the LOC119298833 gene encoding uncharacterized protein LOC119298833 — protein sequence MPGPLKRPSLGRLLAALRSPSRVPVQTGFPTSLADLVVKNHGRLRKPRKPRRPTALALPPSPPETPVDVGETPSLPPSPGPLSPVVVEESSAPVVRRLDAPKGAAFFRPRPELLALGGAVALALLAVWREGTVAAFTIASLSLLWIESASRRRRRSSRPAELPDSRGPAPVSPIREAEEAPGPSSCSDSDRNSEAPSPRPSGGEDPATPKRKPRRSLRKIISKTLQKKPKAKDASCSTDGEVEQPEPVRTEAFVIPAPSLAEQTPSEPSTGSSVEMKMEMERRGGRFPLAAFVPVILAGLAAGKLPATALAVLCVAFFGARRRANLGRQ from the coding sequence atgcccGGCCCGCTCAAGCGCCCCTCCCTCGGCCGCCTGCTCGCCGCCCTCCGCTCGCCGTCCCGCGTCCCGGTCCAGACCGGCTTCCCCACCTCCCTCGCCGACCTCGTCGTCAAGAACCATGGCCGCCTCAGGAAGCCCCGCAAGCCGCGCCGCCCCACCGCCCTGGCGCTGCCCCCGTCTCCGCCGGAGACCCCGGTGGACGTAGGGGAGACTCCTTCGCTGCCGCCATCGCCCGGGCCGCTCTCGCCGGTGGTCGTGGAGGAGTCCTCGGCCCCGGTGGTGCGGCGGCTCGACGCGCCCAAAGGCGCCGCCTTCTTCCGGCCCCGCCCGGAGCTCCTCGCGCTCGGCGGGGCCGTGGCGCTCGCGCTCCTCGCCGTGTGGAGGGAGGGGACCGTCGCGGCCTTCACCATCGCCTCGCTGTCGTTGCTCTGGATCGAGTCGGCCTCCCGCCGGCGTCGGCGCTCCTCGCGCCCGGCGGAGCTGCCCGATTCGCGCGGCCCCGCCCCCGTCTCGCCGATCCGGGAGGCGGAAGAAGCGCCCGGGCCATCCAGCTGCTCCGATTCCGACAGGAACAGCGAGGCCCCCTCCCCTCGGCCCTCCGGCGGCGAAGATCCGGCCACCCCCAAGAGGAAACCGAGGAGGTCGCTGAGGAAGATAATCTCCAAGACGCTGCAGAAGAAGCCCAAGGCGAAGGATGCCTCATGCTCTACCGACGGCGAGGTCGAGCAGCCGGAGCCAGTTAGAACCGAGGCCTTTGTAATTCCAGCCCCTTCCTTGGCCGAGCAGACGCCGTCGGAACCAAGCACAGGATCGTCGGTGGAGATGAAGATGGAGATGGAAAGGCGAGGGGGCAGATTCCCCCTGGCGGCGTTCGTCCCGGTCATCCTCGCGGGCCTCGCCGCCGGGAAGCTCCCGGCGACGGCGCTGGCCGTGCTCTGCGTGGCCTTCTTCGGCGCGCGCCGTCGAGCGAATTTAGGCCGCCAGTAA